A part of Gemmatimonas groenlandica genomic DNA contains:
- the dxs gene encoding 1-deoxy-D-xylulose-5-phosphate synthase, which yields MSILEGINSPADLRGLSRDELRTLAQDMRTRLIDVCSRTGGHIGAGLGVVELTIALHTVFETPKDQLVWDVGHQAYPHKLLTGRNSDMESLRQEGGLSGFLKRTESEYDTFGAGHAATAISAALGMAAGRDVLGEQFKVAAIIGDGSMGSGLAYEGLNNAGHSDRDIIVVLNDNEMSIAPNVGAMHKYLTSIQRNPLYNRLRSRIGDIVDNAPAPFAGVSTLVRKWEESVKSLLTPGVLFEELGFRYFGPIDGHDLDALLETFTAVRAMNTPRLVHVITKKGKGFPAGDHGEKWHALPPGHDPATGKQLAVSTANAAYTTVYGKGLAELGEERKDLAVITAAMPTGTGTAPFAKAFPDRFFDVGIAEGHGVTFAAGLATRGVRPIVTIYSTFLQRGYDNIIHDAALQKLPVVFAMDRAGLVGEDGETHMGLYDIAYMLTVPGMTVTAPKNGTEMLGLLRAAVEHTDGPFSLRYPRDASPDIPGAMSQIAATPYATWEVLRHGRDIAILAVGTMVNAALDAADLLAADGMDVTVVNCRYIKPYDEVTLNAILASHTHVLTVEEGTVVNGFGAFISTVIHRQAPTVRTAVHGVPDRIIYSAPRKKQLSSLGLDPAGIADRVRALHESEALAG from the coding sequence ATGTCTATTCTGGAAGGCATCAACTCACCCGCGGATCTCCGCGGCCTGTCGCGCGACGAGCTTCGCACGCTCGCGCAGGACATGCGTACGCGCCTGATCGACGTGTGCTCGCGCACCGGCGGCCACATCGGCGCGGGCCTCGGCGTCGTCGAGTTGACGATCGCGCTACACACCGTCTTCGAAACGCCGAAGGATCAATTGGTGTGGGACGTCGGGCATCAGGCGTATCCGCACAAGTTGCTGACCGGACGGAACTCGGACATGGAGTCGCTGCGACAGGAAGGCGGATTGTCCGGCTTCCTCAAGCGCACCGAGAGCGAGTATGACACGTTCGGCGCCGGTCATGCCGCCACCGCGATTTCCGCGGCGCTCGGGATGGCGGCTGGACGCGACGTGCTCGGCGAGCAGTTCAAAGTGGCCGCGATAATCGGCGACGGCTCGATGGGCTCCGGCCTGGCCTACGAGGGCCTGAACAACGCCGGGCACTCCGATCGCGACATCATCGTCGTGCTCAACGACAACGAGATGTCGATCGCGCCCAACGTCGGCGCGATGCACAAGTATCTCACGAGCATTCAGCGCAACCCGCTCTACAACCGGTTGCGCTCGCGTATTGGCGATATCGTGGACAACGCACCGGCCCCGTTCGCCGGCGTGAGCACGCTCGTGCGGAAGTGGGAGGAAAGTGTGAAGTCGCTGCTGACGCCTGGCGTGCTGTTCGAAGAGCTCGGCTTCCGGTACTTCGGCCCGATCGACGGACACGATCTCGACGCGTTGCTGGAAACGTTCACGGCGGTGCGAGCCATGAACACGCCGCGTCTGGTGCATGTGATCACGAAGAAGGGTAAAGGCTTTCCGGCTGGCGATCACGGGGAGAAGTGGCATGCCCTGCCGCCCGGTCACGATCCGGCCACCGGCAAGCAGCTGGCGGTTTCCACGGCGAATGCCGCGTATACGACCGTCTACGGCAAGGGACTCGCCGAACTCGGTGAAGAGCGGAAGGACCTGGCCGTGATCACGGCGGCCATGCCGACCGGCACCGGCACGGCACCGTTCGCCAAGGCGTTCCCCGATCGGTTCTTCGATGTCGGTATCGCCGAAGGACACGGCGTCACGTTCGCCGCGGGTCTCGCCACGCGCGGAGTGCGTCCGATCGTGACGATCTACTCCACGTTCCTGCAGCGTGGCTACGACAACATCATTCACGATGCGGCGCTCCAGAAGCTGCCCGTCGTGTTCGCGATGGATCGCGCCGGACTCGTTGGTGAGGATGGCGAGACGCACATGGGTCTCTACGACATCGCGTACATGCTCACGGTTCCGGGCATGACGGTGACGGCGCCAAAGAACGGGACCGAGATGCTCGGTCTCTTGCGCGCCGCTGTCGAGCACACCGACGGGCCGTTCTCGTTGCGCTATCCGCGCGACGCCTCGCCCGACATCCCGGGCGCGATGTCGCAGATCGCTGCCACGCCGTACGCGACGTGGGAAGTGCTGCGCCATGGCCGTGATATCGCGATTCTCGCGGTCGGCACGATGGTGAATGCCGCGCTCGATGCCGCCGATCTGCTGGCCGCGGACGGCATGGACGTGACGGTCGTGAACTGCCGCTACATCAAGCCGTATGACGAAGTCACGCTGAACGCGATTCTCGCCAGTCACACGCACGTGCTCACGGTTGAGGAGGGTACGGTCGTGAATGGATTCGGCGCGTTCATCAGTACAGTCATTCACCGACAGGCACCGACGGTGCGCACCGCCGTGCACGGCGTGCCCGATCGCATTATCTACTCCGCACCGCGGAAAAAGCAGC